The genome window TATTTCTCCTATTGGTGTTGATAATACAGGCAATACTTTAAATTTAAATGCAGATACGGTTGCGGGTGATATTGCTTCAAAAATAGATGCTGAAAAGTTAATCGTTTTAACCGATGTGCCGGGAATTTTAGAAGATCCTAAAGATCCAGAATCACTGATAAAGAAGATAAACATTGATGAAATCAGTGAACTGGTGAAAGATGGCATTATTAAAGATGGAATGCTTCCTAAAACTATGACTTGCATCCAGGCCATACAAGAAGGTGTTTCTTCGGCTCATATTATTGATGGAAGAGTGGAACATTCGATATTACTGGAAATATTCACTAAAAAAGGAATAGGGACTATGATAACCAAGTAATCATGTTATTTGATTTTTAGTTTATTAAAATAATTAAATTAATAAAATTAAAGAATCAATAAACTTATTTTATCTAAATTTTAATTTTTTTTTTAAATAATTACAATTTAAATTAAATATTAATATTTTTTATAACTTCTCTAGTCATTTCCATGGTTTTGGAGCTACCACCTAAATCTGGAGTTAAAACTTTTCCTTCTTTTAGAACTTTAAGCAATGAATTTTCAACCAAATTCGCACTTTCTAATTCTCCGAGGTGTTTAAGCATCATAACGGTTGATAGAATCATTCCTGATGGGTTAGCTATTCCTTTACCCGCAATATCTGGTGCTGAACCATGAACTGGCTCAAAAAGTCCATTATTTTCACCTATATTTGCGGAAGGTGTCATTCCAAGCCCACCTACCAAACCAGCTCCCTCATCAGATAGTATATCTCCAAAAAGATTGGTGGTAACCACTACATCGAAAATATGGGGTTTTGTTATGAAATACATGGCCGTAGCATCTACATAATAATCATTTGATTTTATTTCGGGATAATTGTTAGCAGTATTGTAAAATGCTTCTTTGAACAACCCGTCTGTTTTTTTAAGTACATTTGCTTTATGGACGGCAGTAACTTTATTTCTATTATTGGTTTTAGCATATTCAAAAGCAAATTTGCAGATGCGGATTGAAGCATTTTTAGTAATTAATCGGGTGGCATTGGCCCCATCTGGTGTGTATTCTTCTAATCCAGAATACAATCCTTCAGTGTTTTCTCTAACTATTACAAAATCCAGGTCTTGGTATAGAGAATTAATTCCTGGAATGGATTTAATTGGCCGTAAATTTGCAAAAAGATCTAAATTTTTTCTAAGTATTATTATGGAACTTTTTTGACCAGGTGCGCTGGTAACGGCCCCAAAAAGCGTTGCATCTGTTTTTTTTGCAATTTTTATTGTTTCATCAGGTATACTTGTTCCATTTTTTTGAAAACATTCATTTCCTGCTTCGGCTATTTTATATTCTAAATTCAATTCTAATGAATCTAAAACTGAAATAGCTGCTTCCATTACTTCTTTTCCAATACCATCGCCAGATATAACTGTAATTTTTTTCATTTAGAACACCGATTTTTAAAAATGAATAATAAATGTTTTGTTAAATGTAAATTATATATGTTTA of Methanobacteriales archaeon HGW-Methanobacteriales-1 contains these proteins:
- a CDS encoding isocitrate dehydrogenase (catalyzes the formation of 2-oxoglutarate from isocitrate) — encoded protein: MKKITVISGDGIGKEVMEAAISVLDSLELNLEYKIAEAGNECFQKNGTSIPDETIKIAKKTDATLFGAVTSAPGQKSSIIILRKNLDLFANLRPIKSIPGINSLYQDLDFVIVRENTEGLYSGLEEYTPDGANATRLITKNASIRICKFAFEYAKTNNRNKVTAVHKANVLKKTDGLFKEAFYNTANNYPEIKSNDYYVDATAMYFITKPHIFDVVVTTNLFGDILSDEGAGLVGGLGMTPSANIGENNGLFEPVHGSAPDIAGKGIANPSGMILSTVMMLKHLGELESANLVENSLLKVLKEGKVLTPDLGGSSKTMEMTREVIKNINI